GTACGCCGCGGGGCCGACCGCGACGGTGCCGTGCTCCACGTCGACCTCCACGCGGCCCTCCAGCCGGGTCACGGTGAAGAGCGTGCCGTGCACCGCGACGCGGGTGCCGTCCACCTCGACGGCGAACGCCTCGACGAGCCCCTCCTCGGGCGCGCGCGTGACGACGTCGGCGCGCACCGAGCCCCGCTCGAGCGAGATCACGTGGCCGACCCCCGCCGCGCCCACGGCGCGCACGACGGCGCGGCTGTCCGGCAGGAGCGTCCAGCGCACCGAGCCGACGTCGACGAAGGAGACCGCGTGGTCAGCGGTCTCGATGGAGTCGCCAGGCCGGAGGGCGCGGAAGTCCAGGTCGCCGGACGCCTGGTCGCCGCCGGCTGCCGCGGGGACCTCGGCGAGATCGCGGGCGCGCGGCGGCGTCGACGTCGCCGTGACGGGCGGGGCGGACCGCCCGGCCGCGAGGACCGCGAACGCGATGGCCGCCGCCGCCGCCGCGAACCCGAGCGCGCGCCCGAGCGGCGAGCGCTGCGGCGGCGCGGCGCGGTGGACAGGAGCGGCCCGCTCGATCCGCGCGAACAGCTCGCGCTCGATCGTCTCCCAGCGCGGCTCGGGCGGCTCCTCGGCGCGGAGCAACCGCTCCATGTGCTCGCGTGCCCGATCGTAGTGCTTTGCGCCGCTCATGCGTCCTCCGCGTCGACAGCCGATGGATCCGCCGCGGGATATCCCACGGCGGCGCCCCCCACGGAAACGCGCGCGCGCGCCGCTGCCGGACCGGCGCCGTCCGGCTTGTCCGCGCCGCCCTCGGCCAGCTCGGCGGCGAGCTGGGCGAGCGCGGGCTCGGCGCGCATCATCGCCTCGATCTCGCGGCGCGCATAGAACAGGCGCGTCCGCACCGTCAGGACCGGCGCGCCGACGATCTCGGCGATCTCGGTCGGCGGGATCCCCTCGAGCTCGTGCAGGACGTAGACGACCCGCTTCTTCTCGGGCAGGCGCTCCAGCACCCGCCGAAAGGCGTCGATCCTGCGAGCGCGAGCGGCGTCCTCGTCCGGGAGCATGCCGCGGTCCACCTCGATATCGACGCCGAGCTCGCCCACGAACACCGGCCGGCAGCGGGCAGCGCGCCGCGCCATCAGCACGGCATTGACCGTCACCCGGTGGAGCCACGTCGTGAACTTCGATTGCCCCCGGAAGTCGCCCAGGCTCCGGTGCACCTGGATGAACACCTCCTGGATGACGTCCTCGACGTCGGCGGTCGGCCCGAGCATCCTGAAGACGAGCCGCGCGACGTCGCGGCGGTAGCGGCGGAAGATCTCTGCGAACGCCGTCGGGTCACCGCTCTGGAAGCGGCGTATCCACTCGCCCCCGTCGTCGGGCTCGGTCACCTGCGGAAGCCTACCCGCCCCCTCGGCGCTCATGGAGCTCGACGGAGAGACGACGAGCGCCGGACGACGAGCGCGGTCACCGCCCGCAAACGCGACGTCGAGCGCCGCGTGGGCGTCTCTGGCAGCGCACTCGGGCAGGTCGTCGCCACGGCCGTCCGGCGCAGCCGTGTCACCAGGGAAGAACGACCGCGAGAGGTGCACCCACAGCGCCCCCGTCTCGACCGCCACGGTATGCACGGAGGGCTCTGATGCGCCGAGCCGCCGGATCATTCATGGCGCCGCACGGCCGCCCCCACCCGGGCGGCGGTTACGCCGAACGCAGAAAAGTTGTTCCTTGAGCCACATTGGCGCGACCTTCCGGCGCATGATCTTCATCGCCGTATCGCTGACCGTGGCCCTCGTCGCCGCCGACCTGCTCGATCTCGGCTCCCGCCGCCGCGATCGCGTGTAGCGAGCGCCTTCAGCCCCTGACAAAAAAGCCCGGCTGGAGCCCGCGCCGGCCTCAGGCCAACGAGCGCTCCAGCCGGGTGAGTCGAGAGATCACGGCGCCGTCCGGGTCGTCCCCGTCGGCTTCAGCCCGCGGCCTCGGCCCCCGCCGCGCCGCCCTTCTTCGGCAGGTCGAAGAGCGCCGACAGCTCGACCTTCTCCTGCTTCTTCTGCTCGAGGAGCCGGTTGACCGCGCGAAGCACGCGCGTCTTCGCGGGGCCGCTGATCGGCTTGCCCTGCAGCGCGGCGCTCAGCGTGCGGTCGGTCACGGGACGACCGCTGCGCGGCTTCTTGGTCCCGGCCGCCTCCTTCTTCTTGGCGGCGTCCTCGCTGCCACGCGCCAGCCGCTTGGTCAGGCGGATCGCCCGATCCTCCGGCTGCAGCCGCTCGATCTTCACCGACGCCGCGATGATGCGGCGGGGGTCGATCTTCTTTTCCTTCAAGAAATCTTCGATCTTGGTACCCATCGTCGTCACTTGCCCCGAAAGGGCGGCGACCCTATCACGCGCGGCGCCGTCGTGCATCTGCGACGTTTACGCTGCGACGTTTACCCTTTGCGCGGCCCTGGGGTAGCTTGTCGCGGTGACCCTCCTGCCTGAGCTCGACGAAGCCGCGCGCGTCATTCGTGAACGAATTCCAGTGCCTCCGCGCGTCGGTGTGGTGCTGGGATCAGGGCTCGGCGGCTGGGGCGACGAGCTCGCCGAGCTCGTGAAGGTGCCCTACGCGGACCTCCCCGGCATGCCCCGGCCGGCCGTCGCCGGGCACCCCGGCTTCCTCTGCGCCGGCCGCGTCGGGGACGTGCCGGTCGCCTGCCTGCAGGGGCGCGCGCACCTCTACGAGGGGCACCCGCTGGCGAAGGTGGTGTTCGGCGTGCGGGTGCTCGCCCGGCTCGGCTGTCGCGCCGTGCTGCTGACGAACGCGGCCGGCGGCATCAACCTGGGGTTCGCCGCCGGCGACCTGATGCTGCTCACCGATCATCTGAACCTGATGGGAGCGAACCCGCTGGTCGGGCCGAACGACGAGGCGCTCGGCAAGCGCTTCCCCGACATGACCTACGCGCACGATCCGCGGCTGATCGAGCTCGCCAGGGCGGCGGCGGACGACGCGGGCGTCGCCCTGCGCGAGGGGGTCTACGCCGCGCTGCTCGGGCCGACGTACGAGACGCCCGCCGAGATCCGCATGCTGCGCACGCTCGGGGCCGATGCGGTCGGGATGAGCACGGTCCCGGAGATCATCGCGCTCAGGCACATGGGCGTGCCGGCCGCGGCCATCTCGTGCGTCACGAACCTCGCCGCGGGGCTGACCAAGCGCGAGCTCGACCACAAGGAGGTCGAGGAGACGGCCCGAGAGGCGCGCGCCCGGTTCACGGCGCTGCTCTCGGCGTGGGTCCGCCGCGTAGGCGCCGACGTCGCGGCCGGGAGCTCGGCGTCGTGAGCCGCGCTCCGCACGACGCCTGCCACGACGCCGGCGACGCGCCCGCCTCCCCCGAGGCGGCGCAGGCGATCGACTGGGACGCGCTCGACCGGGCCGCCCTCGCCGTCCGGACGAGGGCGCACGCGCCGTACTCCAGTTACCGGGTGGGCGCGGCGATCGTCGTGCGATCCGGCCGCGTGTTCACCGGCTGCAACGTCGAGAACGCCTCGTACGGGCTCACCATCTGCGCGGAGCGCTCCGCCATCGTGCAGATGGTCGCGGCCGGCGAGCGCGATCCGATCGCGCTCACCGTCGCCACCAGCGGGCCCGTGCTCGGGAGCCCGTGCGGCATGTGCCGGCAGACCCTCGCGGAGTTCGCCGTGGAACTCCCGATCCGCCTCATCGCCGCCGAGGCCGACGGCGTGCCGCCGCGGACCACCTCGCTGTCGGCGCTGCTCCCCGAGGCGTTCGGGGCGGCCGCGCTCTCGCGCTGATCGCCCCGAGCGCCCTCCAGGGAGCGCCGAGGGCTCACTCGATCGAGAGCGCCTCGGCTTGATCGATCTGCGACAGCGCCGCGGCGAGCGCCTCCCGCGCGCGCTCGAGCGAGACGCGGTCCTCGCCCCACTTCGAGCGTGCCTTCTGCAGGCGGGCGCGCTCGACGGCGAGATGCTCGGTGAGCTGCTCGCCGTGCGCCCGCAGGGTGTCGCGCTCCTCGGTCCGCTGCGAGAGCTGAGCGCCGAGCTCGCTCCCGCGCCGGTCGGCCTCGGCGAGCCGGCCCTGGAGCGCCTCGATGGATTGCGCCCGCTCGGCGAGCTCGCCCAGCAAGCGCTCGCGCTCCGCGGCGGCCGCGGAGAGCTCGCCTGCGCGCTGCTCCAGCTGCTGATCGAGCTCCTGCGTCCGGGCCTCGAGGTTCGCGATCTGGCTGCGCGCCTGCCCGAGCTCGGTGGAGAGGCCGCGGGCGACCTCGTCCAGCTCGCGCCGCTGCGCCGCCCAGGCGGCCTCCCGCTCGGCGGTCTCGGCCTGGTGCGCCGCGCGCGTGTCGGCGAGCGTCTGCGCGTGCGCGGCCTCGAGCTGCGCCTGCCGCTCGGCGGCGCGCTCCTCGAGCTCGGCCACCCGCTTCGCGTGGGCCTGCTCGGCGTCGCGGACGGCCTGCTCGCGCTCCTCGATGAGCTCGCGCTCCCGCGCCGCGAGCTGCGCTGCGAAGCTCTCTCGCGCGGCCGCGAGCGCCCGCGCGTGCTCCTCCGTTTGCTGAGCGACCGCCCGCGCGTGCTCCTCGGCCTGCCCCTCGAGGGCGCGCGCGTGCTCGGTCTGGAGGCGTTGCAGCGCGCTCGCGTGCTCGCGATCCCGCCGTCCGATCTCGTCCGCGTGCTCGCTCCGGAGCGCCTCGACGGCGCTCGCGTGTTCGCCCCGCAGCGACTCCAGCGCGGACGCGTGCTCGCCCCGCAGCGCCTCCAGCGCGGACGCGTGTTCGCCCCGCAGCGACTCCAGCTCGGACGCGTGCCCAGCCTGCTGCTTCTCGAGCGCGGCGGCGTGCTCGGCGCGAGTCCCCTGGAGCGCGGCGGCGTGCTCCGCCTGCGCGCGCTCCAGAGCGGCGGCGTGCTCGCTGCGCGCCGTGTCCAGCGCAGCGGCGTGCTCGCTGCGCGCCGTGTCCAGCGCGGCGGCGTGCTCGCTGCGCGCCGTGTCCAGCACAGCGGCGTGCTCCCGGTCGCGCCGCTCCGTCGCGGCTTCGTGCTCGCGCCGCAGCGCCTCGACGGCGGCCTCGTGCTCGCGCCTCGCCGCGTCGAGCGCCCCGGCGTGCTCGGACCGCAGGCCCTCCATGGCAGCGGCGTGCTCGGTCTTCGCCCCCTCCGCCGCCGCCGCATGCTCGGCCCGGAGGCGGTCCAGCGCCGCGGCGTGCTCGCCGGTCAGCTTCTCGGTGGCGGCGCGATGCTCGGCAGCCTGCTGCTCGCGCCGGGCGGCGTGCTCGGCGTTGAGCCGCTCGATCTCCGCCCGGTGCCCCGCGGCCGCCTGCTCGAAGCGCTCGCGCTCCGCCTGCGCGCTCTCCTCGAGCTCGCGCTGCGCCGAGGCCTCGACGGCGGCGATCGCTTGTGTCTTCTCGTCCGCCGCCGCGCGCAGCGCCTCGGTGTGCGCCGCCTCCGCGTCCATCAGCGCCTGCCGGGCCGCCGAGAGATCCGCGTCGCGGGCGGCGATCTGCCCCTGCAGCTTCTCCGCGCGCGCCTTGAAGTCGTCGGCGCGCTTCGCGGCGAGCTCCTTGTCCGCGCGGAGCGACGCGACCTGCCCGTCGAGGTCCTCGCTCGCGCGCTCGAGCTCCAGGATCCTGTCGACCTGATCGGCCTTCTCCCGCTCGAGCGACAGCGACTGATCCCGGAGCTCCAGCAGCTCCTTGTCCTTGCGCGACATCTGGTCGCGGAGCGCGAGGATCTCCTTGTCCTTCTTGTTCAGCGCCTCGCGCAGATCCAGGAACTCGCGGCTCGACACGCCGCCGGGCCTGGAGCCGGCGCCGCCGCCGGCCGCGAGCTTCACCTTGAGCTCGTCGAGCTCGCGCCGCAGGCGGGCCGCCTCCTGGCTGCCGTCGTTCGCCGAGGAGAGCTCGCCCTCGAGGCGGAGCGAGGTCGCGCGCGCGGCCGCGACTTCCTTGGTGAGGCGGACGATCTCGCCCTTGGATCTGTCCAGCTCGCCACGCAGGCGCTCGATCTCGGCCGGATCGGCGTCGGAGCGAGGCGGCGCGGGCGGCGCAGGGGTCAGCCGCCCGCGCTCGGAGATCGGCGCCCGGTACGCGGCTCCGCGCTCGGAGATCGGAGCCCGGTACGCGGCCCCGCGCTCGGAGACCGGCGCCCGGTACGCGGCCACCGGCGACGAGCTCACGGGCGGCGGCGCCGAGGCTGGTACGGGCGTCTTCGTGGGCGCCAGCGTCCGCGTCGACGGCGCGACCGAGGGCCTGACGTCGGTCCGCTCCTCCTCCTCGTCGCGGATCAGCCGGGTGAACGCGCCGCCGATGAACTCCTCGATGTCCTCGTCCGACTTGCGGACGTCGGACCGCGGCGCGGCGCCCTGCGGGGGCCTCGGCGGAGCTGACGCCCGGGCGCGCTCCTGCGCGGCGGCGACAGGGGGCGCCGACGGTATGGCGGCAGGCGGCGGCGCCGCGGACAGCGGTCTCGGCGCCGCGGACGGCGGCCTCGGCGCGGCGGACGGCGGCACCACGGACGGGGCAGCGGCGGCGGGCGGCGGGGGCGCGGCGGACGGCGGCCTCGGCACCGGCGGCGGGACCGACGGCGCAGCAGCGGGCGGAGGCGCGACGCTCGCGGGCGTGCCGTTCGAGGACACGGCGGCCGTGATGATCGTGGGATCGCCCGAGTCCTCGTCGATGTCGGCCTCGAGCACCTCGGCCTCGTCGATCATGATCGGATCGGCCTCCGCATCGTCCCCGTCGATCGGGACATAGTTGCGGATGTGCTCGAGGAGCTCGCCGAACGCGATCGGCTTGTGAATGTAGTCCTCCGCGCGCGTCCTGAGCTTCCGGTGCTGCTCGAACGTCTCTTCGCTCGACTCGCTCGACATGATGACGAGCGGGACGTCCTTGAGCTGCACGTCCTTCTTGAGCTTGTTGCAGACCGAGAAGCCGTTCATGCGCGGCAGCTCGATCGACAGCAGGATGAGGTCAGGGCGCTCGGCCGCAGCCGCCTGCAGGCCGACGTTGCCGTCGTCGACCACCTGAACGGTGCAGCCGAGGCGGCCCAATTCCGTGCGGAGCTCCCCGGCAAACGCCGGATCGCTCTCAAATACGAGGACTTTCGTCATGTTCCGGGGTGTGCGCGGGTTCGGAGGGGAAACCAAGATATCGGCCCCCTTCGACGAGTGTCAAACACGAGGCTGGCGGCGCAGCTCAGGTCGCGCGGTCGCCGTCCGCCTGCCAATCCTGTCGACGGCGCGCCGAGCGGAAATCGCCCGGCCGGGCGCGATACCGCACAATCCTACATGGCCCTTGCCGGGAAGGGGGAAGACCGCGGAGGAGCCGCGCGCTCGCCGATCAGGGCGCGACGAAGTGGCCGGGCGCCTCGTCTCCGAAGCACAGGCCCATCTCACGGGCCGTGACGACCGTGTCCGAGTCGAGCGGCACCGTCTTCGTCTTGCCGGCGACCTCCTCGAGGGGGACGAGCTCGATCCGGTTCGCTCGCAGCGCCACCATCCCGCTGCCGCAGTCCTCGACGAGGCAGCGCGCCGCGGCCGCGCCGAAGCGGAGGGCGAGCAAGCGATCCGCCGTCGTGGGTCCGCCGCCTCGCTGGAGGTGGCCGAGCACCATCGAGCGCGCTTCCTTGCCGGTGCGGGCCGCGAGCTCCTTCGCCACGCGCTCGGCCACGCCCCCGAGCACGGCGGTGCGGCGGAAGGCGTCGCCCGCGTCCTTGATGATCAGCTCGCCCCCTTGCGCGTGCGCCCCCTCGGCCGCCACGACGATGGAGAAGCGCCGCCCGCGCGACTCCCGCAGGCGGATCTTCTCGGCGATCGCCTCGAACCGGAACGGGATCTCCGGCATCAGGATGGCGTCGGCTCCGCCGGCGATCCCGGCGTTGAGCGCGATCCAGCCCGCGTGCCGCCCCATCACCTCCACGACCATGATCCGCTCGTGCGCCTCGGTCGTGGTGTGGAGCCGGTCGAGCGCCTCGGTCGCGATGGAGACCGCCGTGTCGAAGCCGAACGTGAGGTCCGTGCAGCAGACGTCGTTGTCGATCGTCTTCGGTACGCCGATGACGAGGGGCAGCCCGCGCTGGAGCAGCTGGTGCGCGATCCGCATGGAGCCGTCGCCGCCCACCGAGATGAGCGCGTCGAACCCCTCCGCGCGGAACCGCCGCACGAGATCCTCGGACCGATCCCGGGGCACGAGCCCGTGCTCGCCTGGCGTCGGGTAGTGGAACGGATCGCCGCGGTTCGCGGTGCCCAGGATGGTGCCCCCGAGGTGCGCGATGCCCCGGACCCGCTCGCGATCCAGGCGGATGAGCCCGTCCGGAGCGTCGTCGAGCAGCCCGCGGTACCCCTGCCGGATCCCCCAGACCTCCCAGCCACGCTCGAGCGCGCCGAGCGTGGCCGCGCGGATCACAGCGTTGAGCCCCGGCGCGTCGCCTCCGCCGGTACTGATAGCGATCTTTCGTCCCGCCATGACGCTCGCAGCATCGCGAGCCGCCCCCGGAGACGCAATAGACATCTCCTCGGCCTGGCCTCGAAAGGCTCGGATGCGCGCAACGATGCGGCGGCGCGACGACGGGGGACGGCGGCGAACGCGGCGCGCTGGAGGAGCCCAGGGAGCGCGGCGAGGGAGGGCGTGCCTGCGCGAAGCGGCCTTCGCACCCGGCGCGCGCGTGCGTCGTGTGGTCGGGTCCGCCGCGGGGAGGGTGTCGATCTGGAGGAGCGCAGGCATGACGGTCGCGAGCGCCGGCGACAGGGTATAGGGGGCGTGCGCATGCGATCACCCCGGCTGCGTGCCCCTGTATGAACCGCGCCACCCTGATCCGAGGCATCCAGCTCATCGTCACGCTGACGCTCGCGTCGTTCGCTTACGTCCTCTACAGCGAGATCCACGACAAGCAGGCGAGCCTCACCGCCGCGTTCGCGCACGTGCGCCCGGGCTGGCTGCTCGTCGGCGCCGTGCTGGCGCTGCAAGAGGGCGTGTTCGGAGGCCTCAGGATCTGGAGCCTCGGGCGCGTCCTCTGGCCCGAGCTCCGCCTCCGCACCGCGGTGACCTCGGAGTTCGTGCTGATGTTCTGCGCC
The DNA window shown above is from Sorangium aterium and carries:
- a CDS encoding 6-phosphofructokinase; amino-acid sequence: MAGRKIAISTGGGDAPGLNAVIRAATLGALERGWEVWGIRQGYRGLLDDAPDGLIRLDRERVRGIAHLGGTILGTANRGDPFHYPTPGEHGLVPRDRSEDLVRRFRAEGFDALISVGGDGSMRIAHQLLQRGLPLVIGVPKTIDNDVCCTDLTFGFDTAVSIATEALDRLHTTTEAHERIMVVEVMGRHAGWIALNAGIAGGADAILMPEIPFRFEAIAEKIRLRESRGRRFSIVVAAEGAHAQGGELIIKDAGDAFRRTAVLGGVAERVAKELAARTGKEARSMVLGHLQRGGGPTTADRLLALRFGAAAARCLVEDCGSGMVALRANRIELVPLEEVAGKTKTVPLDSDTVVTAREMGLCFGDEAPGHFVAP
- a CDS encoding purine-nucleoside phosphorylase, with product MTLLPELDEAARVIRERIPVPPRVGVVLGSGLGGWGDELAELVKVPYADLPGMPRPAVAGHPGFLCAGRVGDVPVACLQGRAHLYEGHPLAKVVFGVRVLARLGCRAVLLTNAAGGINLGFAAGDLMLLTDHLNLMGANPLVGPNDEALGKRFPDMTYAHDPRLIELARAAADDAGVALREGVYAALLGPTYETPAEIRMLRTLGADAVGMSTVPEIIALRHMGVPAAAISCVTNLAAGLTKRELDHKEVEETAREARARFTALLSAWVRRVGADVAAGSSAS
- a CDS encoding cytidine deaminase; protein product: MSRAPHDACHDAGDAPASPEAAQAIDWDALDRAALAVRTRAHAPYSSYRVGAAIVVRSGRVFTGCNVENASYGLTICAERSAIVQMVAAGERDPIALTVATSGPVLGSPCGMCRQTLAEFAVELPIRLIAAEADGVPPRTTSLSALLPEAFGAAALSR
- a CDS encoding FecR domain-containing protein, translating into MSGAKHYDRAREHMERLLRAEEPPEPRWETIERELFARIERAAPVHRAAPPQRSPLGRALGFAAAAAAIAFAVLAAGRSAPPVTATSTPPRARDLAEVPAAAGGDQASGDLDFRALRPGDSIETADHAVSFVDVGSVRWTLLPDSRAVVRAVGAAGVGHVISLERGSVRADVVTRAPEEGLVEAFAVEVDGTRVAVHGTLFTVTRLEGRVEVDVEHGTVAVGPAAYRGATTAHLLVGPSRGTFSLDGGREARLLDRPAPQGGAAEVAPPEPAPAPAPPQPAIGARPPGGAALAPAVVARAEEPVAPSVAEPNAPLSPLTTEPPPALAPPVPEAQEAPSPPALTPASVQSLLSSCFARESAGSRSSVRRSIVSTLHVSVRPDGSVAALRFNPPLRPALQSCAEGLYRGRFAGGSRQLDIPLTIDD
- a CDS encoding response regulator; its protein translation is MTKVLVFESDPAFAGELRTELGRLGCTVQVVDDGNVGLQAAAAERPDLILLSIELPRMNGFSVCNKLKKDVQLKDVPLVIMSSESSEETFEQHRKLRTRAEDYIHKPIAFGELLEHIRNYVPIDGDDAEADPIMIDEAEVLEADIDEDSGDPTIITAAVSSNGTPASVAPPPAAAPSVPPPVPRPPSAAPPPPAAAAPSVVPPSAAPRPPSAAPRPLSAAPPPAAIPSAPPVAAAQERARASAPPRPPQGAAPRSDVRKSDEDIEEFIGGAFTRLIRDEEEERTDVRPSVAPSTRTLAPTKTPVPASAPPPVSSSPVAAYRAPVSERGAAYRAPISERGAAYRAPISERGRLTPAPPAPPRSDADPAEIERLRGELDRSKGEIVRLTKEVAAARATSLRLEGELSSANDGSQEAARLRRELDELKVKLAAGGGAGSRPGGVSSREFLDLREALNKKDKEILALRDQMSRKDKELLELRDQSLSLEREKADQVDRILELERASEDLDGQVASLRADKELAAKRADDFKARAEKLQGQIAARDADLSAARQALMDAEAAHTEALRAAADEKTQAIAAVEASAQRELEESAQAERERFEQAAAGHRAEIERLNAEHAARREQQAAEHRAATEKLTGEHAAALDRLRAEHAAAAEGAKTEHAAAMEGLRSEHAGALDAARREHEAAVEALRREHEAATERRDREHAAVLDTARSEHAAALDTARSEHAAALDTARSEHAAALERAQAEHAAALQGTRAEHAAALEKQQAGHASELESLRGEHASALEALRGEHASALESLRGEHASAVEALRSEHADEIGRRDREHASALQRLQTEHARALEGQAEEHARAVAQQTEEHARALAAARESFAAQLAARERELIEEREQAVRDAEQAHAKRVAELEERAAERQAQLEAAHAQTLADTRAAHQAETAEREAAWAAQRRELDEVARGLSTELGQARSQIANLEARTQELDQQLEQRAGELSAAAAERERLLGELAERAQSIEALQGRLAEADRRGSELGAQLSQRTEERDTLRAHGEQLTEHLAVERARLQKARSKWGEDRVSLERAREALAAALSQIDQAEALSIE
- a CDS encoding RNA polymerase sigma factor; protein product: MHTVAVETGALWVHLSRSFFPGDTAAPDGRGDDLPECAARDAHAALDVAFAGGDRARRPALVVSPSSSMSAEGAGRLPQVTEPDDGGEWIRRFQSGDPTAFAEIFRRYRRDVARLVFRMLGPTADVEDVIQEVFIQVHRSLGDFRGQSKFTTWLHRVTVNAVLMARRAARCRPVFVGELGVDIEVDRGMLPDEDAARARRIDAFRRVLERLPEKKRVVYVLHELEGIPPTEIAEIVGAPVLTVRTRLFYARREIEAMMRAEPALAQLAAELAEGGADKPDGAGPAAARARVSVGGAAVGYPAADPSAVDAEDA